A window of Primulina tabacum isolate GXHZ01 chromosome 4, ASM2559414v2, whole genome shotgun sequence contains these coding sequences:
- the LOC142542904 gene encoding 1-aminocyclopropane-1-carboxylate synthase-like → MEHISSIQEQILSKIATSDGHGENSAFFDGWKAYDLDPYHPIKNSNGVIQMGLAENQVSFDLIEEWIKNNPKACICTAESAEKFKDIAIFQDYHGLPEFRNAVARFMEKVRGNRVRFDPDRIVMSGGATGAQETLAFCLADPGDALLVPTPYYPANDRDLTWRTGIQLLPVVCYSSNDFKMTRHALESAYKKAEESNIRVKGLLLNNPSNPLGTVLDRETLTEALNFITEKQIHLISDEIYAATVFSQPSFISIAEIVQENIEKCNLDLIHIVYSLSKDLGFPGFRVGVIYSYNDAVTNCARKMSSFGLVSTQTQHLIASMLSDDVFVDRYIVESSKRLGDRHAVLSRGLTEVGINSLKSNSGLYCWMDLRKLLKDQTFEAETELWKVIINEVKLNVSPGASFHCSEPGWFRVCFANMDDETMMVALNRIHKFVVQNKGIEVAPRKQCRRSKLEISLSFRRLDEIMMAPHKMSPHSPMSSPLVRART, encoded by the exons ggtGTGATCCAAATGGGATTGGCAGAAAACCAG GTCTCGTTTGATTTAATCGAAGAATGGATTAAGAACAATCCGAAAGCCTGCATTTGCACTGCAGAAAGCGCAGAAAAGTTCAAGGACATTGCGATTTTTCAAGATTACCACGGCTTgccagaattcagaaat GCCGTTGCAAGATTCATGGAGAAAGTTCGAGGAAATCGAGTCCGATTCGATCCTGACCGTATAGTAATGAGTGGAGGTGCAACTGGAGCTCAAGAAACACTGGCCTTCTGTTTGGCTGATCCTGGTGATGCTTTATTGGTTCCAACACCTTATTATCCAGC AAACGATCGAGACTTAACATGGCGAACCGGGATACAGCTCTTACCTGTTGTTTGCTACAGCTCGAACGATTTCAAGATGACACGCCATGCCTTAGAATCTGCATACAAGAAAGCTGAAGAATCAAACATCAGAGTAAAGGGCTTGCTTCTAAACAATCCATCAAATCCATTAGGCACAGTTCTTGACAGGGAAACTCTAACAGAAGCATTGAACTTCATAACTGAGAAACAAATCCACTTAATCTCCGATGAGATTTATGCCGCGACGGTCTTCAGCCAGCCCAGTTTCATTAGCATTGCTGAAATAGTGCAAGAAAACATTGAAAAATGCAACCTAGACCTGATTCACATAGTCTACAGTTTGTCCAAGGATCTTGGATTCCCTGGATTCAGAGTCGGTGTCATATATTCTTACAATGATGCAGTCACAAACTGCGCTCGTAAAATGTCCAGTTTTGGGCTTGTTTCTACTCAAACACAGCACTTGATAGCTTCAATGTTATCAGACGATGTTTTTGTCGACAGATACATAGTAGAAAGCTCGAAAAGATTAGGCGACAGGCACGCCGTTTTATCCAGGGGACTAACTGAAGTTGGGATCAACAGTCTTAAAAGCAATTCAGGACTTTACTGCTGGATGGACTTAAGAAAACTTCTCAAAGATCAAACATTTGAGGCAGAAACCGAGCTCTGGAAAGTGATAATCAACGAAGTAAAACTTAATGTCTCCCCCGGTGCCTCCTTCCATTGCTCTGAGCCTGGATGGTTTCGAGTTTGCTTCGCCAACATGGACGACGAAACAATGATGGTTGCATTGAACAGGATACACAAATTTGTTGTACAAAACAAGGGGATTGAGGTGGCTCCACGGAAACAATGCAGGAGGAGTAAGCTTGAGATTAGCTTATCTTTTCGTAGATTGGATGAGATCATGATGGCTCCTCACAAAATGTCTCCACATTCACCAATGTCTTCGCCTCTCGTTCGAGCCAGAACTTGA